Genomic DNA from Natrinema saccharevitans:
TAAATCGTACAGATGGATCTGTGGGATCGACCGGCGATCAGTGCCGTTACTCCCGAACGTGGACGATCGGACGGCCCGGGTTCGGCGTTCCCGTCCCACTCCGGTTCGGGGTCGCCAGACGTGGATTCGGTCATTCTGCGTCCAGGGCCGTCGCGAGCGTTTCGAGATTGACGTTTTCCATAATATCGACGTAGCCCCAGTCCTCGTCGGCCCACTCCTGGGTCTGACCCGGAATCGGCGTTAGCGGCAGGATCTCGGTGGCGTCTGTCTCCTCGACGAGCCGGTTCGCCGCCGTCTGGGACTCGAGCGGATCCGCACAGACGTACTCGAGGTCGTGTTCGGCGATGATCTCCTGGGCCCGCTCGATGTCTTTCGGGGTCGGCTGGTCGTCCGGCGACAGCCCCGTCAGGGTCTGGACCTCGAAGCCATAGCGTTGGCCGAGATAGTGGAAGGCGTTGTGACCGGCGACGAACACGACATCCTTCGAGGCACTTTCCAGCGTCGACTGGAACGAATCGTCGAGTTCGCCGAGTCGATCGCGGTACGTCTCGGCGTTCTCCGCGTAGGTCTCGGAGTTGTCGCCGTCGACGTCGACGAATCCGCTCTGGATGTTGTCTACCGCCTGCTTCGCGCGCTCGGGATCCAACCAGAAGTGCGGGTCGGTCCCACCGGAATGGTTGTGCCCGTGTCCATCCTCTCCTTCGTGATCGCCCTCGTGGTCACCGTCACTCTCGTGTTCGTGGTCACCTTCGTGGTCACTTTCGTGTTCGTGATTGTGCTCTCCCCCGTGGTCATGTTCGCCGGCGCTTTCGGTCACCTCGGGTTCGATAGCCGACCCGCTGTCGTCGGTGAGCGTCGCGTCGAACTCCGCGGGAACGTGCTGGCCGAACAGCACGTAATGGCCCTCCGTTTCGACATCGAGGGTGAACGTCGTCTCGCCGGAGTCCGCGAACCGGAGGTGATATAGCGCTTCGCTGGACGGCGTGAGTGTCCCGCCGTCTTCTACAGGCGTGTGCGTGTCGTGATTGCCGTAGAGGTGCGTTGCCGCCTCCTCGGCGTGGTGAATGCCGTGGTCGCCGCCCTCCTCGGTTTCGAGGACGGCCAGCTGCATCTTGGAGTCTGGTCCGTCGTGGAACGTGTACGTGTAGGAGCCAGCCTCGAGGTGGTAGAGACCAGCCCACACCCAGGGAGTCTCTCCGCCGTGGCCGTATTCTCCCTCGCCGTCGTGGCCGTCCTCGTGTTCCCCCGCGTGGTGTTCGTCGTGACCGTGATCGTGACCACCTTCGATGAGGTCGATACCAGCACCGGCAGCGACGATGTCGACATCGGCATCGTCGTCACGGAGACTCGTCACGAGATCGTCGGCCCACGGTTGGAATCCTTCCATCCCGTAGAGGAAGAGGGCCGAGCCGAGGACGGTTCCCTGCATCTTGGGTCCCGGTTCCCAACCGTGGCCGTGTCGGCCGATCGGGACGAGTGTCTCCGCCGTCGTGACGCCGCCGGCGATCTCACTCGCGAAGTCACCGAACACAAAAAATGACGCCTGTGCTGTCGCTCCCTGATTCGAGTTGCTATCGCCCAGGCAACCCGCGGAAGCACTGATCGTGGCGGCACCGAGTCCAGTCGCGATGAGTCGTCGTCGAGTGTACTGCGGCATGCATTATTAACTGTACCTCGCTAGGTAATAAGAGCTATGATATTTAACAACAGAGTTAATAATAGATCATAGGTTAGGAGATACCCTTAATAATCTATAGCTGGATGACTAATCTAGGTCCTGGAATTGCTACTCGTTACTGCCTCAAATTCCGATTACATAACCCTGAGAAGGGATCTAACAGGCATTTAGTAGCTGTGGCTCTCAGATACGGTTGCAATGTGCCACTGCTTCAGCGACTTGACCGGGATGAGTGACGAAGAGCGAGCGGAGGTTCTCGAAGAACACTCGACGGAAGAACTCCGCGCGGAATACTCCACCGAAGAACTATAGTAGCCGCTGAACGTCATTGCACGCCTAATCGCACGATGGCGCTGCGATCAGTGTGTGAATCGTTTCAGCGGCTACTATAGAAACCCTCGGCGTCATCGCCTGAGGCCACTTCACGTTGGTCCTACCCGGACGACCGACAGCGTCCGCCCATCACGCAGACCCGGTCGCCTCCCGTTTCTCTGCGTACGCGAGCGTGTAGTAGTTTCGATCGGTCAGTTCGTCGGGGTCGTTCGTAACGAGAGTCTCTTCCGTATCGATGAAGAGTCGCCGTCCGAACGTCACCTCGTATCCTGCTTCAGTCATCTTTTCGTAGGTCGTCGGTGCGTCAGTCACTTTGAACAGGATCAACCGATTCGGACCGATCGGTGCTTCTCCGTCGGT
This window encodes:
- a CDS encoding DUF7511 domain-containing protein — protein: MTESTSGDPEPEWDGNAEPGPSDRPRSGVTALIAGRSHRSICTIYPPDVAAPYRSTTWITAYGDSFVDLDDCR
- a CDS encoding metal ABC transporter substrate-binding protein; this encodes MPQYTRRRLIATGLGAATISASAGCLGDSNSNQGATAQASFFVFGDFASEIAGGVTTAETLVPIGRHGHGWEPGPKMQGTVLGSALFLYGMEGFQPWADDLVTSLRDDDADVDIVAAGAGIDLIEGGHDHGHDEHHAGEHEDGHDGEGEYGHGGETPWVWAGLYHLEAGSYTYTFHDGPDSKMQLAVLETEEGGDHGIHHAEEAATHLYGNHDTHTPVEDGGTLTPSSEALYHLRFADSGETTFTLDVETEGHYVLFGQHVPAEFDATLTDDSGSAIEPEVTESAGEHDHGGEHNHEHESDHEGDHEHESDGDHEGDHEGEDGHGHNHSGGTDPHFWLDPERAKQAVDNIQSGFVDVDGDNSETYAENAETYRDRLGELDDSFQSTLESASKDVVFVAGHNAFHYLGQRYGFEVQTLTGLSPDDQPTPKDIERAQEIIAEHDLEYVCADPLESQTAANRLVEETDATEILPLTPIPGQTQEWADEDWGYVDIMENVNLETLATALDAE